One window from the genome of bacterium encodes:
- a CDS encoding histidinol-phosphatase HisJ family protein: MTAATMRADYHLHLERGPWTLEWLGRFVETANARGLTEIGFSEHPHRFRECRAMYPPRDAVSGWIDEQNTESLDDYLQLIEAARKAGLPVMVALEWDYLPGYERELERLMDLYPWDYTIGSVHWIPPEDRGGVWWGFDDLSKTEEWERRDVLDAYRRYFSLIAAAAGTGFFDFIGHPDVIKVCGYRPAVDILDQYEAAAEAFARAGVCAEINTAGLRKPVGELYPAPAFLAACRRAGVPTLINSDAHTPEDVARDFDRGAALARGAGYAEVATFAGRRRTMVALA, from the coding sequence ATGACCGCCGCGACGATGCGCGCCGACTACCACCTACACCTCGAGCGCGGACCCTGGACGCTCGAATGGCTCGGGCGGTTCGTCGAGACGGCGAACGCGCGCGGCCTGACGGAGATCGGCTTCAGCGAGCATCCACACCGGTTTCGCGAATGCCGCGCGATGTATCCACCGCGCGATGCCGTGTCCGGCTGGATCGACGAGCAGAATACCGAGTCGCTGGACGACTACCTGCAGCTCATCGAGGCGGCGCGCAAGGCCGGGCTGCCCGTCATGGTCGCGCTCGAGTGGGACTATCTGCCGGGCTACGAGCGGGAGCTCGAGCGACTGATGGATCTCTATCCGTGGGACTACACGATCGGCTCGGTGCACTGGATCCCGCCGGAGGACCGGGGGGGCGTCTGGTGGGGCTTCGACGACCTGTCGAAGACCGAGGAATGGGAGCGTCGCGACGTGCTCGACGCCTACCGGCGATACTTTTCGCTGATCGCCGCGGCCGCCGGCACCGGATTCTTCGACTTCATCGGACACCCGGACGTGATCAAGGTGTGCGGGTACCGTCCGGCCGTCGATATCCTCGACCAGTACGAGGCGGCAGCCGAGGCGTTCGCCCGCGCCGGGGTCTGCGCCGAGATCAACACCGCCGGTCTGCGCAAGCCCGTCGGGGAGCTCTATCCCGCTCCCGCGTTTCTGGCCGCCTGCCGCCGGGCCGGCGTGCCGACCCTCATCAATTCGGACGCGCACACGCCCGAGGACGTCGCGCGAGACTTTGACCGCGGCGCCGCGCTGGCCCGAGGCGCCGGATACGCGGAGGTCGCGACGTTCGCGGGACGGCGCCGCACCATGGTGGCGCTCGCATGA
- a CDS encoding metallophosphoesterase family protein: MRVAIFSDVHGNVAALEAVLADIRARGPFDRILNGGDFAFGGPRPREAVERLIEGGYPAVVGNTDEMVAASPEGAAGAVAAWARTRLTPEQVDWLRALPRSRRVDAPGGPPLVLVHATPWSTTDLIEPSSPAATVARAFEQAEARTLVYGHIHRAYIREVAGGLIVNAGSVGFPFDGIPRPAWAILTLERGAWRAEIVRIEYDREAVIQDLLTSDHPDAQSFVRRIRSGRL, from the coding sequence GTGCGAGTCGCCATCTTCTCCGACGTCCACGGCAACGTCGCCGCGCTGGAGGCGGTGCTCGCCGACATCCGCGCGCGCGGGCCCTTCGACCGAATCCTCAATGGCGGCGATTTCGCGTTCGGCGGACCGCGTCCGCGCGAAGCCGTCGAGCGCCTCATCGAGGGCGGCTACCCGGCTGTGGTCGGGAACACGGACGAGATGGTCGCCGCCTCCCCCGAGGGCGCGGCCGGCGCCGTCGCCGCGTGGGCGCGGACCCGGCTCACGCCGGAGCAGGTGGACTGGCTGCGCGCGCTGCCGCGGTCGCGGCGCGTCGACGCCCCCGGTGGGCCGCCGCTCGTGCTGGTGCACGCGACGCCGTGGTCGACGACCGATTTGATCGAGCCGTCGTCTCCCGCCGCGACCGTCGCCCGCGCGTTCGAACAGGCGGAGGCCCGCACGCTCGTCTACGGACACATCCATCGGGCCTACATCCGTGAAGTCGCGGGCGGCCTGATCGTCAACGCGGGCAGCGTGGGCTTCCCATTCGACGGCATTCCGCGTCCGGCGTGGGCGATTCTGACGCTCGAGCGCGGCGCGTGGCGCGCGGAGATCGTTCGGATCGAGTACGACCGCGAGGCGGTGATTCAGGACTTGCTGACGAGCGACCATCCGGACGCGCAGAGCTTCGTCCGGCGGATCCGGAGCGGGCGGCTGTGA
- a CDS encoding CoA pyrophosphatase, producing MNSNESRARPDQAALLSDPDALFTHIRTVLDRPRRIAPLGAGLRRAAVLLPLVVTEGGPALIFTRRTDHVEHHKGQISFPGGALDAGEDPAAGALRETHEEIGVPPSDVTLLGGLDDEEAAISGFMVSPFAGTLPYPARLRVSADEVRAVLVVPLRTLLDPHNVRTELYRRPRGDSVVMYYYQAGSDVIWGATGRIVARFLEAVFGVPLVRAGAAR from the coding sequence GTGAATTCGAATGAATCACGCGCTCGGCCGGACCAGGCCGCGCTGCTCTCGGACCCCGACGCGCTGTTCACGCATATCCGCACGGTGCTCGATCGTCCCCGCCGGATCGCGCCGCTCGGCGCGGGCCTCCGCCGGGCGGCGGTGCTGTTGCCGCTCGTCGTGACGGAGGGCGGCCCGGCGCTTATCTTTACGCGGCGCACCGATCACGTGGAGCACCACAAGGGCCAGATCTCGTTTCCCGGCGGCGCGCTCGACGCCGGCGAGGATCCGGCCGCCGGTGCGCTGCGCGAGACGCATGAGGAGATCGGCGTCCCGCCGTCGGACGTCACGCTGCTGGGCGGTCTCGACGACGAGGAGGCGGCGATCTCGGGGTTCATGGTCTCGCCGTTCGCCGGCACGCTGCCGTATCCGGCGCGCCTGCGCGTCAGCGCCGATGAAGTCCGCGCGGTGCTCGTCGTGCCGCTGCGCACGCTCCTCGATCCGCACAACGTCCGCACGGAACTCTACCGCCGGCCTCGGGGCGACAGCGTGGTGATGTACTACTATCAGGCGGGCTCCGACGTGATCTGGGGAGCGACCGGCCGGATCGTCGCCCGCTTCCTCGAGGCGGTGTTCGGCGTGCCGCTCGTCAGAGCGGGCGCCGCCCGCTAG
- the thyX gene encoding FAD-dependent thymidylate synthase, with amino-acid sequence MLTRTHVAALDAILGQPFKVLDDGFVRVLDYMGDDGAIVQAARISYGAGTKKIHEDRGLIRYLMRHRHSTPYEMCDIKFHVRVPMDTWRQWVRHRTACLAAAAELFVEANYAPHARGALRRVSIEELYETSVSSAARRRRVHVRQMNEDTGALQPVRVAGVFKNGTKPVFRMTLSDGKAIECTADHRFKFAGGWQTLEAATGLGTRNGRAVWTDGDYHLYVNGAVPARQPSGTSDIVAARLERVERFEYIGEKETYDVEVEGPYHNFIANGIVTHNSVNEYSTRYSVAIDATQQTPPGRWRAQSAANRQGSGGTLPVEVGETLSAAERALQDEARRVYDERLAAGVAREQARKDLPLSTYTEAYWKINLHNLLHFLDLRMDDHAQEEIRSYARVIGGEIVAKWVPVVWEAFLDYRRRAMHLSAIEAELIRLINLGDRAGAIAAAERHGLLTRRKDGGLARNRERAELEGKLAALGVAVPWA; translated from the coding sequence CTGCTCACGCGCACGCATGTCGCCGCGCTCGACGCGATCCTCGGCCAACCGTTCAAAGTCCTCGACGACGGTTTCGTGCGCGTGCTCGATTACATGGGTGATGACGGTGCCATCGTGCAGGCGGCGCGCATTTCCTACGGGGCGGGCACCAAGAAGATCCATGAAGATCGCGGACTCATTCGCTACTTGATGCGTCACAGGCACAGCACACCTTACGAAATGTGCGACATCAAGTTTCACGTGCGCGTGCCGATGGATACGTGGCGGCAGTGGGTGCGGCACCGCACCGCGTGCCTCGCCGCCGCCGCGGAGCTTTTTGTCGAAGCGAATTACGCCCCCCACGCTCGCGGAGCGTTACGCCGTGTGAGCATCGAAGAACTGTATGAAACATCGGTAAGCTCGGCAGCGCGGCGCCGCCGGGTGCACGTGCGGCAGATGAACGAGGACACGGGAGCGCTTCAGCCCGTGCGCGTCGCCGGCGTGTTCAAGAACGGAACCAAACCGGTGTTCCGAATGACGCTATCCGACGGCAAGGCGATCGAATGCACCGCCGACCATCGCTTCAAATTCGCGGGCGGCTGGCAGACCCTCGAGGCGGCAACGGGACTGGGGACGCGCAACGGCCGTGCGGTTTGGACCGACGGCGACTACCACCTGTATGTGAACGGCGCGGTCCCGGCGCGGCAACCGTCCGGAACCTCCGACATCGTCGCGGCTAGACTCGAGCGCGTCGAGCGATTCGAGTACATCGGCGAAAAGGAAACTTACGACGTCGAAGTCGAGGGGCCGTACCATAACTTCATCGCCAACGGCATCGTGACCCACAACTCAGTCAACGAGTACAGCACGCGGTATTCCGTCGCCATCGACGCGACACAGCAGACGCCGCCCGGTCGGTGGCGCGCCCAGTCCGCGGCGAACCGGCAGGGGAGCGGCGGCACGCTGCCGGTCGAGGTCGGCGAGACGCTCTCCGCCGCCGAGCGCGCGCTCCAAGACGAAGCGCGGCGCGTGTACGACGAACGGCTTGCCGCGGGCGTCGCGCGCGAGCAGGCCCGCAAGGATCTTCCGCTCTCCACGTATACCGAGGCGTACTGGAAGATCAATCTGCACAACCTGCTGCACTTCCTCGACCTGCGCATGGACGACCACGCACAGGAAGAGATCCGCTCGTACGCGCGGGTGATCGGCGGGGAGATCGTGGCGAAGTGGGTGCCGGTCGTCTGGGAGGCATTCCTCGACTACCGGCGCCGCGCGATGCACCTGTCCGCGATCGAGGCCGAGTTGATCCGGCTCATCAACCTCGGCGACCGTGCCGGCGCGATCGCCGCCGCGGAGCGGCACGGGCTCCTTACGCGGCGGAAAGACGGCGGTCTCGCCCGGAACCGCGAGCGCGCAGAACTCGAGGGCAAGCTCGCCGCGCTCGGCGTGGCGGTGCCCTGGGCCTGA
- a CDS encoding ferredoxin family protein: MTYTITEPCINVKDRSCVEVCPVDCIHPKADEDQGEVMLYIHPDECIDCGACESVCPVTAIFAEADVPDQWKNFNEINADYFKMSKEEFAAKHGRNP; the protein is encoded by the coding sequence ATGACCTATACGATCACCGAGCCCTGCATCAACGTCAAGGACCGTTCGTGCGTCGAGGTCTGCCCGGTGGACTGCATCCATCCGAAGGCGGACGAGGACCAGGGCGAGGTGATGCTCTACATCCATCCGGACGAGTGCATCGACTGCGGAGCGTGCGAATCGGTGTGTCCGGTAACGGCGATCTTCGCCGAGGCCGACGTGCCGGATCAATGGAAGAACTTCAACGAAATCAACGCGGACTATTTCAAGATGAGCAAGGAAGAGTTCGCGGCCAAACACGGCCGCAACCCCTGA
- a CDS encoding plastocyanin/azurin family copper-binding protein, with protein MTRGLAVVLIAGVMSLVAGPARTSAATTWVVQAGASANDQADQALQFLPKRITINEGDSVRWKLTAAEHTIYFPAGGKPPDLIIPGTAKGELVWNPGIFFATPKPAYDGSGPFSGGALLADPNAPKSFHVTFTKAGTYRYQCMFHPGMEGQIVVQPAGSRYPMTQAEYDKEAALQGQTALAAAKALRAVGAPVVAAAGGHQTYTLNMTGSTKDGATFYRFPVQALTIKRGDSVTWVMKDPTELHTVSFGVGKRYFDIATMRPQKQGPPTLLVTPHVMAPSGGSVHRGEGFYNSGFMLTEGPGVRSYSLTFTKAGTFEYLCAVHDDFGMRAKVIVR; from the coding sequence ATGACGCGGGGGCTCGCAGTGGTGTTGATCGCCGGTGTTATGTCGCTGGTGGCCGGTCCGGCCCGCACAAGCGCGGCCACCACCTGGGTCGTGCAGGCCGGGGCTTCGGCCAACGACCAAGCCGACCAGGCGCTGCAGTTTCTCCCTAAGCGCATCACGATCAACGAAGGCGATTCGGTCCGGTGGAAACTGACGGCCGCGGAGCACACGATCTACTTTCCCGCCGGGGGCAAGCCGCCGGATCTGATCATTCCCGGTACGGCGAAGGGCGAGTTGGTCTGGAACCCGGGGATCTTTTTCGCCACGCCGAAGCCCGCGTACGACGGTAGCGGCCCGTTCAGCGGCGGCGCGCTGCTCGCGGATCCCAACGCCCCGAAATCCTTCCACGTGACGTTCACCAAGGCGGGGACCTACCGGTACCAGTGCATGTTCCACCCGGGGATGGAAGGTCAGATCGTGGTCCAGCCGGCCGGCAGCAGGTATCCGATGACTCAGGCGGAGTACGATAAAGAGGCCGCCCTGCAGGGACAGACGGCGCTCGCCGCGGCGAAGGCGCTGCGCGCCGTCGGGGCACCGGTCGTCGCCGCGGCCGGCGGGCATCAGACCTACACGCTGAACATGACCGGCTCGACGAAGGACGGCGCCACCTTCTACCGGTTCCCCGTGCAGGCGCTGACGATCAAACGGGGCGACTCGGTGACGTGGGTGATGAAAGACCCGACCGAACTTCACACGGTGTCGTTCGGCGTCGGCAAGCGCTACTTTGACATCGCGACGATGCGGCCGCAGAAGCAGGGACCGCCGACGCTGCTGGTGACGCCCCACGTCATGGCGCCGTCGGGCGGCAGCGTGCATCGCGGCGAAGGGTTTTACAACTCCGGGTTCATGCTGACGGAGGGGCCGGGAGTCCGGAGTTACTCGCTGACGTTCACGAAGGCCGGGACCTTCGAGTACCTTTGCGCGGTCCACGATGATTTCGGGATGAGGGCCAAGGTGATCGTGCGGTAG
- a CDS encoding TetR/AcrR family transcriptional regulator, producing MAEQAVGRRRTSRKRKYEMKRRAERQQATRRRIVEATVALHEEIGPLRTSFSDIAKRAGVQRLTVRAHFPALPGLFAACSSLFFTRNPPPDPERWRAMPDPRVRLRKALGKLYVFYGRTEQMLGNVTRDAELAPGLVGVPYTRLLLRMRKALSAGWPVDDNRKPLFLAALGHALEFTTWRSLVRDHGLRTGQAVDLMVALAVKAQALRSPDRDPRPSPSPRE from the coding sequence ATGGCTGAACAGGCGGTCGGTCGCCGCCGGACCTCAAGAAAACGCAAGTACGAAATGAAGCGGCGCGCCGAGCGTCAGCAGGCGACGCGGCGGCGAATCGTCGAGGCCACGGTGGCGCTTCACGAAGAAATCGGGCCGCTTCGGACCAGCTTCAGCGACATCGCGAAGCGCGCGGGGGTGCAGCGGCTCACGGTGCGGGCGCACTTTCCCGCGTTGCCCGGCCTCTTCGCGGCGTGTTCATCCTTGTTCTTCACGCGCAACCCGCCGCCGGACCCGGAACGCTGGCGCGCGATGCCGGACCCGCGGGTGCGCCTGCGGAAAGCGCTGGGGAAGCTTTACGTATTTTACGGCCGGACCGAACAGATGCTGGGGAATGTCACCCGCGACGCGGAGCTGGCCCCCGGGCTCGTAGGCGTACCCTACACGAGGTTGCTCTTGCGAATGCGGAAGGCGCTCTCGGCGGGCTGGCCGGTCGACGACAACCGGAAGCCGCTCTTTCTCGCGGCGCTCGGTCACGCGCTCGAGTTCACCACATGGCGCTCGCTGGTGCGTGACCATGGACTGCGGACCGGGCAGGCGGTCGATCTTATGGTGGCCCTCGCGGTCAAGGCGCAGGCGCTACGGAGTCCCGACCGCGATCCGCGTCCAAGTCCTTCGCCCCGGGAATGA
- a CDS encoding GntG family PLP-dependent aldolase: MATFIDLSSDTATKPSQGMREFMMRAPVADEQKLEDPSVNALQERVAALLGKEQAWYLPSATMANEIAVKVHTRPGDEVIIDRTAHIVNAEAGGPALLSGVMLYTVGGERGVFTGADVDGAIRKDDPHCQRTRLVSVEQTSNGGGGTVWPLARLREVADAARRHNLRSHIDGARLMNAVVASGVSAHEQAKGYDSVTFCLTKGLGCPVGALVAGDREFSKEARRYKHLFGGAMRQAGIIAAAGLYALDHNVERLAEDHANAKILARGLAEIPGVRISVEHTETNLVFFDTTGLGMTAPDAVKRLADAGVRMGAASKTRVRAVTHLDVSRADVERAVEIAQATLGKVKAGTPGD, translated from the coding sequence TTGGCCACGTTCATCGATCTCTCGAGCGACACCGCGACGAAGCCGTCCCAGGGGATGCGCGAATTCATGATGCGCGCGCCGGTCGCCGACGAGCAGAAACTCGAGGATCCCAGCGTCAACGCGCTACAAGAGCGCGTGGCGGCGCTGCTCGGCAAGGAGCAGGCGTGGTATCTGCCGTCCGCCACGATGGCCAACGAGATCGCGGTCAAGGTGCACACGAGGCCGGGCGACGAGGTGATCATCGACCGGACCGCGCACATCGTCAACGCGGAGGCCGGGGGGCCGGCGCTGCTCTCGGGCGTCATGCTCTACACCGTCGGCGGCGAGCGCGGCGTCTTCACCGGAGCCGACGTCGACGGCGCGATCCGCAAGGACGATCCGCACTGTCAACGCACGCGGCTCGTGTCGGTCGAGCAGACGTCCAACGGCGGCGGCGGAACGGTGTGGCCGCTCGCGCGGCTGCGCGAGGTTGCCGACGCGGCGCGCCGGCACAACCTGCGCTCCCATATCGACGGCGCGCGGCTGATGAACGCCGTCGTCGCGTCCGGCGTGTCCGCCCACGAGCAGGCAAAGGGCTACGACTCGGTGACGTTCTGCCTCACGAAAGGCCTCGGCTGTCCTGTCGGCGCGCTGGTGGCGGGCGACCGGGAGTTCTCGAAGGAGGCCCGCCGCTACAAGCATCTCTTCGGCGGCGCGATGCGGCAGGCGGGCATCATCGCCGCGGCCGGACTCTACGCGCTCGATCACAACGTCGAGCGGCTGGCGGAGGATCACGCCAATGCGAAGATCCTCGCCCGCGGACTGGCGGAGATTCCCGGGGTCCGCATCAGCGTCGAGCACACCGAGACCAACCTCGTGTTCTTCGACACGACCGGGCTCGGCATGACCGCGCCGGACGCGGTGAAGCGCCTCGCGGACGCCGGCGTCCGGATGGGCGCGGCGTCGAAGACGCGGGTGCGCGCCGTGACGCACCTTGATGTCTCGCGCGCGGACGTGGAGCGGGCGGTGGAGATCGCGCAGGCGACGCTCGGCAAGGTGAAGGCGGGCACGCCGGGCGACTAG
- a CDS encoding DEAD/DEAH box helicase, producing MKGIAQILRGLGEPPASPFAPAPFQQAALDALGRGDVLVSAPTGSGKTWIAEQEIARLLDPASGGLLPAPAATPRVWYTTPLKALSNQKFRRFQGMYGENRVGLLTGERRLNVHAPVVVATTEILRNALYGEDRGAPDVVVLDEAHYLADPERGTAWEEILLLASRSTRLLLLSATIPNTAQLADWMATVRGARPEVITLETRPVPLEYLLADGDGRLHPPDPAQIRTRRRHPQWLPAITEELLRHRLAPAILFFPSRRECDESARRLGAHHAPGRDERTRVIDDWLRRVPQLMGHPLLSGLRQSGVAAHHAGHLTAWRMCVEELLEAGLVRFVCATTTLAAGLDVPARTVVLSTLHRHGPAGPESLTATEFHQMTGRAGRRGRDTLGITVIVAPVRDEAEEGLALSDAAPEPIRSAFAASDAQVLNLLSRTTLPQAEELVRRSLAAYTRAPERDAIRRELAALPRDPLTERPCGDRLATRQRFDDLLRRLRRARHGPDAAAEPARLGEELVGLPCTGCRVTERCLATLSDLREVERERQTLERELAALENREVEPFRRRAELLRARGYLDAEWRPTAWGRVAARIRHPRMLVLAEALRAAALPDDPAALAAVGGALGTERPAPVRPGPSRGPGAYGRTGYRRYDRAGTLHIGHRGPAAQVPPSARAALFALRRIVARLNEDRKEAGLPLDPLEAEFAGEAHGAPAALWRAAVVAAWAAGRAWGDVTRAFEILEGDLQRLAWQAAEILIQIEDVSDSPLAGAARAARDAILRTPVE from the coding sequence ATGAAGGGCATCGCCCAAATTCTCCGCGGACTCGGCGAGCCGCCGGCATCGCCCTTTGCGCCGGCGCCGTTTCAGCAGGCTGCGCTCGACGCGCTCGGACGCGGGGACGTCTTGGTCTCCGCGCCGACGGGAAGCGGCAAGACGTGGATCGCCGAACAGGAAATCGCGCGCCTGCTCGACCCAGCCTCGGGCGGCCTCCTGCCCGCCCCGGCCGCCACGCCGCGCGTCTGGTACACGACGCCGCTCAAAGCGCTCTCCAATCAGAAGTTCCGGCGGTTCCAAGGGATGTACGGGGAAAACCGCGTCGGACTGCTGACCGGCGAGCGCCGCCTGAACGTGCACGCGCCGGTGGTCGTCGCGACGACGGAGATTCTCCGCAACGCCCTGTACGGCGAGGACCGCGGCGCCCCCGACGTCGTCGTACTCGACGAGGCGCATTATCTCGCCGATCCGGAACGAGGCACGGCGTGGGAAGAAATTCTGCTGCTCGCCTCGCGGTCGACACGTCTCCTGCTGCTGTCCGCGACCATCCCGAACACCGCGCAACTGGCGGACTGGATGGCAACGGTGCGGGGCGCGCGGCCCGAGGTGATTACGCTCGAGACGCGGCCCGTGCCCCTCGAGTACCTCCTCGCCGACGGCGACGGCCGGCTCCACCCGCCCGACCCGGCGCAGATCCGCACGCGGCGCCGCCATCCGCAATGGTTGCCGGCGATTACGGAGGAACTGCTGCGCCACCGGCTCGCCCCGGCGATCCTGTTCTTCCCGAGCCGCCGCGAGTGCGACGAATCCGCGCGCCGGCTGGGCGCGCACCACGCGCCCGGCCGGGACGAGCGCACGCGCGTCATCGACGATTGGCTCAGGCGCGTCCCGCAGCTGATGGGCCATCCCCTGCTGTCGGGGCTGCGGCAGAGCGGCGTCGCCGCCCACCACGCGGGCCATCTCACGGCGTGGCGGATGTGCGTGGAAGAGCTGCTGGAAGCGGGCCTCGTGCGCTTCGTCTGCGCGACCACCACGCTCGCGGCGGGGCTCGACGTGCCGGCGCGGACGGTCGTGCTCTCGACGCTCCACCGCCACGGTCCGGCCGGGCCAGAGTCGCTCACGGCGACCGAGTTTCATCAGATGACGGGGCGCGCGGGCCGGCGCGGCCGGGATACTCTCGGCATTACGGTGATCGTCGCGCCGGTCCGCGACGAGGCCGAGGAAGGGTTGGCGCTGTCGGACGCCGCGCCGGAGCCGATCCGCTCCGCCTTCGCGGCGAGCGACGCGCAGGTCCTCAACCTGCTGTCGCGCACGACGCTGCCGCAGGCGGAGGAACTCGTCCGGCGGTCGTTGGCGGCCTACACGCGGGCGCCCGAGCGGGACGCGATCCGCCGCGAACTGGCCGCCCTGCCGCGCGACCCGCTGACCGAGCGGCCGTGCGGGGACCGGCTCGCCACCCGGCAGCGGTTCGACGATCTGCTGCGGCGGCTCCGGCGGGCGCGGCACGGGCCCGACGCCGCCGCGGAGCCCGCGCGCCTCGGTGAAGAGCTGGTCGGGCTGCCGTGCACCGGCTGCCGCGTGACGGAGCGGTGCCTGGCCACCCTGTCGGATCTGCGAGAGGTCGAACGGGAACGACAGACGCTCGAGCGCGAGCTCGCTGCGCTCGAGAATCGCGAGGTCGAGCCGTTTCGCCGGCGCGCAGAGTTGCTGCGCGCGCGCGGCTACCTCGACGCGGAATGGCGGCCGACTGCGTGGGGCCGCGTCGCCGCCCGCATCAGGCACCCCCGCATGCTCGTCCTCGCCGAAGCGCTGCGCGCGGCCGCGCTGCCCGACGATCCGGCCGCTCTGGCCGCGGTCGGGGGCGCGCTCGGCACCGAACGTCCCGCGCCCGTCCGCCCGGGACCCAGCCGCGGTCCCGGCGCCTACGGCCGCACAGGCTACCGCCGTTACGACCGCGCCGGCACGCTCCACATCGGCCACCGCGGCCCCGCGGCCCAGGTGCCCCCGTCCGCGCGCGCCGCGCTGTTCGCGCTGCGCCGGATCGTTGCGCGCCTCAACGAGGACCGCAAAGAAGCCGGACTGCCGCTCGATCCGCTCGAGGCCGAATTCGCCGGCGAAGCGCACGGAGCGCCGGCGGCGCTCTGGCGCGCCGCGGTCGTCGCCGCGTGGGCGGCGGGCCGCGCGTGGGGGGACGTGACGCGCGCGTTCGAAATTCTCGAAGGCGACCTGCAGCGGCTGGCGTGGCAGGCGGCAGAGATCTTGATCCAGATCGAAGACGTGTCGGACTCGCCGCTTGCCGGCGCCGCGCGCGCCGCCAGGGACGCGATCCTCCGCACGCCGGTCGAGTAG
- a CDS encoding CoA transferase yields the protein MSQTSGPLAGLSVLDLSTIVSGGTVTSMLADFGADVVKIEHPRGGDPLRTWGPFVGGQSVWWKIMGRNKKSVTLDLSRPRGQEILLALAARADVLVENFRPGTLERWNLGPDRLRDANSKLIVLRVSGFGQTGPYRHRPGFGTVAEAMSGVVAVSGFPDSPPLAPPMPLADEVAGLMGAFAILAALHARDPHTSEAGAAGGQVIDVSLYEPLFRLLIPHITQYTALGIIARRTGNHFPDAAPRNLYRTGDGSWVAISATSQRIFERLAAAIGQPGLVEDPRFRDNPSRVHHNEELDAILAEWFGRHGEAEALARLEESGAVAGPVYDVPRIVNDPHYAARGDIATVHDPDVGDLRMPGIVPKFSATPGALRHAGPALGAHNGEVYGDLLGLDTAELERLRADGIV from the coding sequence ATGAGCCAGACCAGCGGCCCGCTCGCCGGGCTCAGTGTGCTCGACCTCTCCACCATCGTGTCCGGCGGGACGGTCACGTCGATGCTGGCGGACTTCGGGGCCGACGTCGTCAAGATCGAGCATCCGCGGGGCGGCGATCCGCTGCGGACGTGGGGCCCCTTCGTCGGCGGCCAGTCCGTGTGGTGGAAGATCATGGGCCGCAACAAGAAGTCCGTGACGCTCGACCTCAGCCGTCCGCGCGGCCAGGAAATCCTTCTCGCGCTCGCCGCGCGCGCCGACGTTCTGGTCGAGAACTTCCGCCCCGGCACGCTCGAACGGTGGAACCTCGGGCCGGATCGCCTGCGCGACGCCAATTCGAAGCTGATCGTGCTGCGCGTCTCCGGCTTCGGACAGACCGGCCCGTACCGTCACCGCCCGGGCTTCGGCACGGTGGCCGAGGCCATGAGCGGCGTCGTGGCGGTCAGCGGGTTTCCGGACTCGCCGCCGCTCGCGCCGCCGATGCCCCTGGCCGACGAGGTGGCGGGCCTCATGGGGGCGTTTGCGATCCTGGCCGCGCTCCACGCACGCGACCCCCACACATCCGAAGCGGGGGCGGCGGGTGGCCAGGTTATCGACGTGAGCCTGTACGAACCGCTCTTCCGGCTTCTGATTCCGCACATCACGCAGTACACCGCGCTCGGCATCATCGCCCGGCGGACCGGCAACCACTTCCCGGACGCGGCGCCCCGGAACCTGTATCGCACCGGTGACGGCAGCTGGGTCGCGATCTCCGCCACGAGCCAGCGGATCTTCGAACGTCTCGCCGCCGCGATCGGACAGCCCGGCCTCGTCGAGGACCCGCGGTTCCGCGACAACCCGTCGCGCGTGCACCACAACGAGGAGCTCGACGCGATCCTCGCGGAGTGGTTCGGCCGGCACGGCGAGGCCGAGGCGCTGGCCCGGCTGGAGGAGTCCGGCGCGGTCGCCGGTCCGGTGTACGACGTACCGCGCATTGTGAACGATCCGCACTACGCCGCGCGGGGCGACATCGCCACCGTCCACGATCCGGACGTGGGCGATCTGCGGATGCCGGGGATCGTGCCGAAATTCTCCGCGACGCCCGGCGCGCTGCGCCACGCGGGGCCCGCGCTCGGCGCGCACAACGGAGAAGTCTACGGCGACCTGCTCGGCTTGGACACGGCGGAGCTCGAACGGCTTCGCGCGGACGGGATCGTGTGA